The following nucleotide sequence is from Bacteroidales bacterium.
CTGCTTCATAAAAAGAATGTTCGGCGATATGGTTGGATCTTCAATTTTTCTTCTTCTTCTATGATGTTCCAGATCAATAACACCTCCAGCATGAACAGTTATGCGCATAGGAAGTTTACTAACCGAGAAAAAACCTTCATTTGGTTCAGTTAAGTGATTAACAGCAACACCGCCATATACACTCTCGCTATAACCAAGTATACCTGCGCTAAAATCTACAGTTCCTTTTGTTAGCTCACTTGGTTTGGTTTCATTAGTAAAATATACAAATCCATAACGGGGATCTATTTGATCACCAAAAGTAAGCTTTTCCCAATCTAGGCTTTTTTGAAAATATGTTGCCTGAAATCCGGCTTTTATAGAAAAATACCTGCTAACCTGAAGTCTATAGGAATAAATTCCGCTGATTATAGTTGTATTTAAAGTAGACTCTCCTGCCTGATCTGAAGTGAACATTAAACCTACACCGCCGGCAAGATTTTCTACATGTTGATCGTATGATGCATTATACGTAACATAATTTCCGGCTATTGAAGGCCATTGATTACGGTAATTCATAATTAAACGTGGACAAATTGCTGTTCCGGCAAACGCAGGATTAAGATATAAAGGATTAGCATAATATTGCGAATAATGCGGATCTTGAGGGTATAGAGAAACTCCTGACAATATAATTAATACAAGTAGGAAAATCTTTTTTAAGCCAATCATAATATTTTTTTCAAATAAATCTTAATTAAGATGTTACAATATTACATATTTTTTTAATTATGACAATATTTTTTAAGCAAACTAAAAAAATAAATATTTGTATCTCTACTTTACTTTATACACAAATAAGAAAAATAAAGTTTCA
It contains:
- a CDS encoding type IX secretion system membrane protein PorP/SprF encodes the protein MIGLKKIFLLVLIILSGVSLYPQDPHYSQYYANPLYLNPAFAGTAICPRLIMNYRNQWPSIAGNYVTYNASYDQHVENLAGGVGLMFTSDQAGESTLNTTIISGIYSYRLQVSRYFSIKAGFQATYFQKSLDWEKLTFGDQIDPRYGFVYFTNETKPSELTKGTVDFSAGILGYSESVYGGVAVNHLTEPNEGFFSVSKLPMRITVHAGGVIDLEHHRRRRKIEDPTISPNILFMKQLDFEEINYGLYYNKYPLVGGLWFRQGFDNPDAFIALIGLQTSVVKIGYSYDVTVSKLSSASGGAHEVSFALQFDCRPKKKRIRAINCPSF